Below is a window of Dethiosulfovibrio peptidovorans DNA.
AAGATCACGAGCCCCAGAAGAACCAGCCCAAGGAGGGAGGTCAGGATCAGATTACGAATCAACCTGTTGGGAGCTGCCGTCACGTCTGACAGGGGGACGGTAATAGAGAGGCTCCAAGGGGCAAGGTTAGATCCTAGAGGAATGGGAGTCTGTACCCTCAAAATATCTTCATTTAAGTTAATGGAATACTCAATGCAGGTTTTTTTGTCTCCGGTGGTGATTATGTTCAAGATCTCGTCCAGGTTTTTGATTTTGCCTCTTCCCACCTCTTCTAGGTTCTTTTCTACAAGGTTTTTATTTGGGTGATAGAGCATATATCCCTCGTTAGAGAAGAGGGTGTTATAGCTGTGTTCTGTAACCGAAATGGCAGTCACCTTCTCGGTGAAAGCAGCGAGATCTACGTCTAGGCCAACTACGCCGATGTTTTTCCCATCAAGTTTAATGGGGATGGAAAGAGTTGTTATAAGGTATGACTCTCCATTGTCCACATAGGAGTATCGGCAGGGTTCTTCGATCATCGGGTGCCCAGAGCGAAGGGGGCCATAATACCAATCTCCGTCCTGAAGACTCTCCTCAGTAGTATCATACGTCCGAATGATAGAGCCATTGTTGCGGACAAAAGTGCCTTCAAAACGCCCTGTCTCCTTAAATCCGTCAACTCCCGAAAATTCAGAATCCTTGCCGTCAAAGGCGTTGGGCTCAAAGACGAACCATGCTGAAAGTGCTCCAGGAGTTTGAGCCAGGATCTGACGGGTCATGTCGATGACGTCTTTCCGAGCTTCGGGGGCGGTTCGGTTACACTCTTCAAGAGACGCTGCCAGAGTTTGAGCCGTAACGACGAAGCGAGTCATCGTCTTGGAGAGCTCTTCGGCCTCTCTCTCTGCAGATGCGGTGAGAAGCTTGGTTGTCTTGGCTATGGAGTTGGTTCTCACCCTCAGAGCTGTATGGGCAATGATACTTCCCTGGATGATCACCAGAGCTCCCAACAGCACTACCAGCAATTTCCCTCGGAATCGGAGTCTTATCACTTTTACCACCTCAAATTTAAAGACATCCATTGACAGATACCATGATTATAGCATTTTTATAAGGGATATCCATTGCTATAAGAAGGGCATCTCTAAAAAGCTACAATCGAGTTTCCAGCCTCAGCTTGTTCCGCCAGAGTTCTGTCTCACCCAAACGTATTTTTGACCTGCCTGCTCCGTACCGTCGCCTTGAAGGGCACCTCCTGTGCCCTCTGTGTCCTCTCGGTTTGGGACGATGTTCGTCTCGCCCCAGTCGATACTTCACGATTGCAGGTCAAAAACACGAACCTCAAATGGGCTCCGTCGAAACGACCTGAGACGAGTTTCTGAGTTTTGAGAGGTTCCCTATAAGAATTTCTTGCCTGAATCGGAGGTGAAAGGGAGACTTCTCCATTCACAATAGTGGCGATGTTCGTTGCCATACCTTGGCGTGGGGCATGAAACGCCTGGCCGGATTAGATTAGAAAGGATAATCAAAACCAACCTGACAAAGGAGGCTGGGCGTTATAAAAAAGGCCTTTACCAGGCACTCCAAGCGCTTACAGCCTGTCATAGAGATAGGAAAGCCTTCTCTTGAGTTGAAATCGGAACAGGAAAAACGTTGTCTCTGTCCTGTATCATTTTGTTACGCTAAAATTCCATAAAGAACATTTTTATCCTTTTTCAGGAAACTCCTGTCCGAGATTTTTGTATAGCCCTTTCTCTGTAGCTGCGTCAATAGAGGGGAAGATTATGTCTAATGTTAAAAACATTTTGCCTTGTTTTTATTATAAAAAAGTGGTGTGTTTTGCGAATTCGATTAATTTCAAAGTATGTAGAGGCTTCTTGAGGCGTGTTTGATAAGAGTAAGATATTGATGTTAAATCTTCATATCCCAAATGTCTTGAGACCGTGATATGGTACAATTTTGAGATGGATTCAATTGCTTGAGTGTCTTTATTTGGGAGGTGTTATCGTGCGATTGAAGGTTTTAGGTGCTGCGGGCGAGGTGACCGGATCTAACTATATGCTGGAGGTTGGCGACAAACGAGTTATGATAGATTGTGGTCTTCACCAGGGACGGGATGACGAAAAACGGAATCGGGAGCCCTTTCATTTTGATCCGACCAGCGTTGATGCCGTGCTTTTAACGCATGCCCACATCGACCATACTGGCCGAGTCCCTCTCCTGGTCAAGCAAGGATACAAGGGCAAAGTATATGGCTCTCTTCCAGCCGTGGAGCTCACGGAGGTTTTGTGGCGGGATTCGGCCCACCTTATGGCCGAGGAAGCTAGATGGCGGTCCAAGAAAAACGCCCGAAAGGGCCTGCCTCCAGTGGAACCTCTCTTCGACGATGACGACGTGACATCCGCCCTGAAAATGTTAACCCCCGTTTCGTATGACGATAAAATCCAGGTTGTTCCAGGTCTGGAGGTCCGATTCCGTGATGCTGGTCACATTATGGGGAGTGCCATTTTGGAGATATGGCTCACCCAGGGAGATGCATCGGTGAAGATCGTTTTCAGCGGTGATCTTGGTCCCCAGAAAACGGTGATGGAGCGAACGCCCGCAGCTATCACCGAGGCTGACTATGTTGTGATTGAGTCTACTTATGGGGATCGGGAACACAAGACTAACGACGAGAGTCGAGAGGAATTTCAGACTCTCATGAAGCAGATCCTTGCTAAAAAATCCAAGGTCTATATCCCCACGTTTGTCGTTGATCGAGGCCAGAGGGTTATCTACGAACTCATGCTCCTTCAGGATCAGGGACTTGCTCAGGATGTGCCGATCTATTTCGATTCCCCCATGGGCGTGAAGGCTACTAAGATTTATGAGGAGCATCTTGATCTCTGTTCCAGCGAAATTCAGGCCTATCGACATCAGGGCAAGCATCCTTTTTCTCCGGAACGACTAACGTATGTCTCGTCTGTGGAGGATTCTCAGGCCATCAACGACGTAGATCACGCGATAATTTTGGCAGGCAGCGGCATGTGTAACGGCGGTCGGATCGTCCATCACCTGAAGCATGGAATATGGAACCCAGAGAACCACGTTGTCTTTGTGGGATATCAGGCCGTCGGCACCTTAGGACGGCGGATCGTCGAGGGGCAAAAGCAGCTTCGTATTGCAGGGGAAGACGTGATGGTTCGGGCCCAGATCCATACTATCAACGGTTTCTCGGCTCACGCTGATCGCAGGGATCTTCTGGCGTGGGCGTCTAATTTTGCCGATGCGTCACCGTCTTTTTTCGTCACTCATGGTGAGCCTAAATCGTCTGAGGCTTTGGCTAAAAGCCTCAGAGAGAAGGGCTTTCAGGCTGTGGTCCCGGTGGTTGATCAGGAGTTTGAGCTGTCGCCTAACGTCTCAGAGCGGGAAGCAAAGATCGTTGTTGCCACGCCTCAAAGCCATGTTTCGGCCTATGTGGAGGTTGCCAGATCTCTGAGCGAGATCGCCGCCATAACTGAGCGGCTCAGCGAATCGGCAGCCTCTATGGGGGACCCTGAGCAGGCTTTGCCTCTTTTGAATTCGGCGAAGGTCCTTCTGGAGACCGTCACGAACCGATCCAGGTGTTGATAGGGAGTTTTGCCTCGTGAGCTCCGTAAGACGATCAAGCTTTTTTCTCGTCTTTGTTGTCGTGCTTCTGGGGAGTATGGCCTTGATCGTGGCGGCTCGATGGGCTTTGCCGGAGGATCTCCATCGGGTGGAAAACGCCTTGCCTGCGCTGGTTGTACGCAGGCCATATGGG
It encodes the following:
- a CDS encoding MBL fold hydrolase, with product MRLKVLGAAGEVTGSNYMLEVGDKRVMIDCGLHQGRDDEKRNREPFHFDPTSVDAVLLTHAHIDHTGRVPLLVKQGYKGKVYGSLPAVELTEVLWRDSAHLMAEEARWRSKKNARKGLPPVEPLFDDDDVTSALKMLTPVSYDDKIQVVPGLEVRFRDAGHIMGSAILEIWLTQGDASVKIVFSGDLGPQKTVMERTPAAITEADYVVIESTYGDREHKTNDESREEFQTLMKQILAKKSKVYIPTFVVDRGQRVIYELMLLQDQGLAQDVPIYFDSPMGVKATKIYEEHLDLCSSEIQAYRHQGKHPFSPERLTYVSSVEDSQAINDVDHAIILAGSGMCNGGRIVHHLKHGIWNPENHVVFVGYQAVGTLGRRIVEGQKQLRIAGEDVMVRAQIHTINGFSAHADRRDLLAWASNFADASPSFFVTHGEPKSSEALAKSLREKGFQAVVPVVDQEFELSPNVSEREAKIVVATPQSHVSAYVEVARSLSEIAAITERLSESAASMGDPEQALPLLNSAKVLLETVTNRSRC
- a CDS encoding chemotaxis protein; the encoded protein is MIRLRFRGKLLVVLLGALVIIQGSIIAHTALRVRTNSIAKTTKLLTASAEREAEELSKTMTRFVVTAQTLAASLEECNRTAPEARKDVIDMTRQILAQTPGALSAWFVFEPNAFDGKDSEFSGVDGFKETGRFEGTFVRNNGSIIRTYDTTEESLQDGDWYYGPLRSGHPMIEEPCRYSYVDNGESYLITTLSIPIKLDGKNIGVVGLDVDLAAFTEKVTAISVTEHSYNTLFSNEGYMLYHPNKNLVEKNLEEVGRGKIKNLDEILNIITTGDKKTCIEYSINLNEDILRVQTPIPLGSNLAPWSLSITVPLSDVTAAPNRLIRNLILTSLLGLVLLGLVI